In Bombus affinis isolate iyBomAffi1 chromosome 11, iyBomAffi1.2, whole genome shotgun sequence, one genomic interval encodes:
- the LOC126921621 gene encoding eukaryotic translation initiation factor 2A isoform X2: MALTVPCVAVRGSIGISLGQGPPSYEPVKSFPKDDSKTCKAMIFSPEGSYFAWVNGVTTKILHCSTWKIITEIKRPKISAIQFSTRSTYFMTWEPFIATTSNPQGTPNLHIWRSETGELVKSFIQKKQSDWEPQWTSDEKICGLLVGADVILYEDVNFNKIMYRINVAKVARFSISPSNTPYYILCYMPGKSDQPSFGRLFQYPKFESTQALANKSFFQADRVNIYWNNNGTSVLLMTSTEVDKTGASYYGKQTLHYLSTKGETSMVMLSNKGPIHAVQWSPKNNEFCVIYDFMPAKATLFNLKCEPIFEFGALHRNSIYYNPQGNILILTGFGNLRGGIELWDVANRKLIAKTEAPDTTLLQWSPDGEHFMTATTAPRLRMGNGFKIWHYTGTLLYERPWNEQEELWEVLWQTFPPGTFPEKPISYKAVEGIAPSQPQASKQVYRPPSARGETISFKLRDDEMFKDKKKATTKAKKKAKKGTKKSESLASSQSNNPSTNGQVTTSTESQNLNTNVPDCDNLERSKKIKKIKSKLEQISKLKELLVAGKQLEINQLDKIKKEADLMKELEELAL, translated from the exons ATGGCGTTAACTGTTCCTTGTGTCGCTG TGAGAGGTTCCATTGGAATCAGCTTAGGACAAGGCCCACCATCGTATGAACCAGTGAAGTCATTTCCTAAAGATGACAGTAAAACATGTAAAGCAATGATTTTTAGCCCAGAGGGAAGTTATTTTGCATGGGTCAATGGAGTAACTACCAAGATTTTACATTGTTCTACGTGGAAAATTATTACAGAAATCAAAAGGCCCAAAATTTCTGCGATTCAGTTCTCCACTCGAAGCACATATTTTATGACGTGGGAACCATTCATTG CGACAACATCAAATCCTCAAGGAACACCAAATCTTCACATATGGAGATCAGAGACTGGAGAACTGGTGAAGAGTTTCATACAGAAAAAACAATCAGACTG GGAACCTCAATGGACAAGTGATGAAAAAATCTGTGGGCTATTAGTTGGTGCAGATGTCATTCTATATGAGGATGTcaattttaacaaaattatgtacagAATAAATGTAGCCAAAGTTGCTAGATTTAGTATATCACCAAGTAATACTCCGTACTATATTCTCTGTTATATGCCGG GAAAATCGGATCAGCCTTCATTTGGTAGGCTATTTCAATATCCGAAGTTCGAATCCACACAAGCTTTAGCAAACAAAAGTTTCTTCCag GCGGACAGAGTAAATATTTATTGGAATAATAATGGAACAAGCGTTTTATTAATGACGAGCACAGAGGTTGACAAAACAGGCGCTTCATATTATGGAAAACAAACTTTGCACTATCTTAGTACAAAAGGAGAAACTTCTATGGTTATGCTTA gtaataagggCCCTATACATGCTGTTCAGTGGTCTCCTAAAAATAATGAATTCTGTGTTATATATGATTTTATGCCAGCTAAAGCTACACTATTTAATCTTAAGTGTGAACCAATATTTGAATTTGGTGCTTTGCATCGGAATAGCATTTATTACAATCCTCAAGGGAACA TTCTAATTCTGACGGGATTTGGCAATCTCCGTGGTGGTATCGAGTTATGGGACGTAGCTAACAGAAAACTAATTGCTAAAACTGAAGCTCCTGATACAACGCTTCTTCAATGGTCGCCAGATGGAGAACATTTCATGACTGCAACTACCGCACCTAGACTTCGAATGGGGAATGG aTTTAAGATTTGGCATTATACCGGAACTTTATTATACGAACGACCATGGAATGAACAAGAAGAACTTTGGGAAGTATTATGGCAAACCTTTCCACCAGGAACGTTTCCAGAAAAACCGATTAGTTATAAAGCTGTTGAAGGTATTGCTCCTAGTCAACCACAAG CATCAAAACAAGTGTATCGACCACCTTCTGCCAGAGGGGAAACTATTAGTTTTAAATTACGCGATGATGAAATGTTCAAAGATAAGAAAAAAG CTACAacaaaagcaaagaaaaaagcaaagaaaggtACAAAGAAATCGGAATCCTTAGCATCTTCTCAATCAAACAATCCAAGTACAAATGGACAAGTTACTACAAGTACGGAAAGTCAGAATTTAAATACAAATGTTCCTGATTGTGATAATTTGGAGAGgagtaagaaaattaaaaaaattaaaagc AAATTAGAGCAGATTTCAAAATTAAAGGAACTGCTAGTAGCTGGGAAGCAATTAGAAATCAATCAATTAGACAAGATCAAGAAAGAAGCTGATTTAATGAAGGAACTTGAAGAGCTTGCTTTATGA
- the LOC126921621 gene encoding eukaryotic translation initiation factor 2A isoform X1, which translates to MALTVPCVAVRGSIGISLGQGPPSYEPVKSFPKDDSKTCKAMIFSPEGSYFAWVNGVTTKILHCSTWKIITEIKRPKISAIQFSTRSTYFMTWEPFIATTSNPQGTPNLHIWRSETGELVKSFIQKKQSDWEPQWTSDEKICGLLVGADVILYEDVNFNKIMYRINVAKVARFSISPSNTPYYILCYMPGKSDQPSFGRLFQYPKFESTQALANKSFFQADRVNIYWNNNGTSVLLMTSTEVDKTGASYYGKQTLHYLSTKGETSMVMLSNKGPIHAVQWSPKNNEFCVIYDFMPAKATLFNLKCEPIFEFGALHRNSIYYNPQGNILILTGFGNLRGGIELWDVANRKLIAKTEAPDTTLLQWSPDGEHFMTATTAPRLRMGNGFKIWHYTGTLLYERPWNEQEELWEVLWQTFPPGTFPEKPISYKAVEGIAPSQPQASKQVYRPPSARGETISFKLRDDEMFKDKKKATTKAKKKAKKGTKKSESLASSQSNNPSTNGQVTTSTESQNLNTNVPDCDNLERSKKIKKIKSLFVIPHFLQKLEQISKLKELLVAGKQLEINQLDKIKKEADLMKELEELAL; encoded by the exons ATGGCGTTAACTGTTCCTTGTGTCGCTG TGAGAGGTTCCATTGGAATCAGCTTAGGACAAGGCCCACCATCGTATGAACCAGTGAAGTCATTTCCTAAAGATGACAGTAAAACATGTAAAGCAATGATTTTTAGCCCAGAGGGAAGTTATTTTGCATGGGTCAATGGAGTAACTACCAAGATTTTACATTGTTCTACGTGGAAAATTATTACAGAAATCAAAAGGCCCAAAATTTCTGCGATTCAGTTCTCCACTCGAAGCACATATTTTATGACGTGGGAACCATTCATTG CGACAACATCAAATCCTCAAGGAACACCAAATCTTCACATATGGAGATCAGAGACTGGAGAACTGGTGAAGAGTTTCATACAGAAAAAACAATCAGACTG GGAACCTCAATGGACAAGTGATGAAAAAATCTGTGGGCTATTAGTTGGTGCAGATGTCATTCTATATGAGGATGTcaattttaacaaaattatgtacagAATAAATGTAGCCAAAGTTGCTAGATTTAGTATATCACCAAGTAATACTCCGTACTATATTCTCTGTTATATGCCGG GAAAATCGGATCAGCCTTCATTTGGTAGGCTATTTCAATATCCGAAGTTCGAATCCACACAAGCTTTAGCAAACAAAAGTTTCTTCCag GCGGACAGAGTAAATATTTATTGGAATAATAATGGAACAAGCGTTTTATTAATGACGAGCACAGAGGTTGACAAAACAGGCGCTTCATATTATGGAAAACAAACTTTGCACTATCTTAGTACAAAAGGAGAAACTTCTATGGTTATGCTTA gtaataagggCCCTATACATGCTGTTCAGTGGTCTCCTAAAAATAATGAATTCTGTGTTATATATGATTTTATGCCAGCTAAAGCTACACTATTTAATCTTAAGTGTGAACCAATATTTGAATTTGGTGCTTTGCATCGGAATAGCATTTATTACAATCCTCAAGGGAACA TTCTAATTCTGACGGGATTTGGCAATCTCCGTGGTGGTATCGAGTTATGGGACGTAGCTAACAGAAAACTAATTGCTAAAACTGAAGCTCCTGATACAACGCTTCTTCAATGGTCGCCAGATGGAGAACATTTCATGACTGCAACTACCGCACCTAGACTTCGAATGGGGAATGG aTTTAAGATTTGGCATTATACCGGAACTTTATTATACGAACGACCATGGAATGAACAAGAAGAACTTTGGGAAGTATTATGGCAAACCTTTCCACCAGGAACGTTTCCAGAAAAACCGATTAGTTATAAAGCTGTTGAAGGTATTGCTCCTAGTCAACCACAAG CATCAAAACAAGTGTATCGACCACCTTCTGCCAGAGGGGAAACTATTAGTTTTAAATTACGCGATGATGAAATGTTCAAAGATAAGAAAAAAG CTACAacaaaagcaaagaaaaaagcaaagaaaggtACAAAGAAATCGGAATCCTTAGCATCTTCTCAATCAAACAATCCAAGTACAAATGGACAAGTTACTACAAGTACGGAAAGTCAGAATTTAAATACAAATGTTCCTGATTGTGATAATTTGGAGAGgagtaagaaaattaaaaaaattaaaagc ctGTTTGTTATTCCTCATTTTTTACAGAAATTAGAGCAGATTTCAAAATTAAAGGAACTGCTAGTAGCTGGGAAGCAATTAGAAATCAATCAATTAGACAAGATCAAGAAAGAAGCTGATTTAATGAAGGAACTTGAAGAGCTTGCTTTATGA
- the LOC126921621 gene encoding eukaryotic translation initiation factor 2A isoform X3, whose product MALTVPCVAVRGSIGISLGQGPPSYEPVKSFPKDDSKTCKAMIFSPEGSYFAWVNGVTTKILHCSTWKIITEIKRPKISAIQFSTRSTYFMTWEPFIATTSNPQGTPNLHIWRSETGELVKSFIQKKQSDWEPQWTSDEKICGLLVGADVILYEDVNFNKIMYRINVAKVARFSISPSNTPYYILCYMPGKSDQPSFGRLFQYPKFESTQALANKSFFQADRVNIYWNNNGTSVLLMTSTEVDKTGASYYGKQTLHYLSTKGETSMVMLSNKGPIHAVQWSPKNNEFCVIYDFMPAKATLFNLKCEPIFEFGALHRNSIYYNPQGNILILTGFGNLRGGIELWDVANRKLIAKTEAPDTTLLQWSPDGEHFMTATTAPRLRMGNGFKIWHYTGTLLYERPWNEQEELWEVLWQTFPPGTFPEKPISYKAVEGIAPSQPQEFHFICSIKTSVSTTFCQRGNY is encoded by the exons ATGGCGTTAACTGTTCCTTGTGTCGCTG TGAGAGGTTCCATTGGAATCAGCTTAGGACAAGGCCCACCATCGTATGAACCAGTGAAGTCATTTCCTAAAGATGACAGTAAAACATGTAAAGCAATGATTTTTAGCCCAGAGGGAAGTTATTTTGCATGGGTCAATGGAGTAACTACCAAGATTTTACATTGTTCTACGTGGAAAATTATTACAGAAATCAAAAGGCCCAAAATTTCTGCGATTCAGTTCTCCACTCGAAGCACATATTTTATGACGTGGGAACCATTCATTG CGACAACATCAAATCCTCAAGGAACACCAAATCTTCACATATGGAGATCAGAGACTGGAGAACTGGTGAAGAGTTTCATACAGAAAAAACAATCAGACTG GGAACCTCAATGGACAAGTGATGAAAAAATCTGTGGGCTATTAGTTGGTGCAGATGTCATTCTATATGAGGATGTcaattttaacaaaattatgtacagAATAAATGTAGCCAAAGTTGCTAGATTTAGTATATCACCAAGTAATACTCCGTACTATATTCTCTGTTATATGCCGG GAAAATCGGATCAGCCTTCATTTGGTAGGCTATTTCAATATCCGAAGTTCGAATCCACACAAGCTTTAGCAAACAAAAGTTTCTTCCag GCGGACAGAGTAAATATTTATTGGAATAATAATGGAACAAGCGTTTTATTAATGACGAGCACAGAGGTTGACAAAACAGGCGCTTCATATTATGGAAAACAAACTTTGCACTATCTTAGTACAAAAGGAGAAACTTCTATGGTTATGCTTA gtaataagggCCCTATACATGCTGTTCAGTGGTCTCCTAAAAATAATGAATTCTGTGTTATATATGATTTTATGCCAGCTAAAGCTACACTATTTAATCTTAAGTGTGAACCAATATTTGAATTTGGTGCTTTGCATCGGAATAGCATTTATTACAATCCTCAAGGGAACA TTCTAATTCTGACGGGATTTGGCAATCTCCGTGGTGGTATCGAGTTATGGGACGTAGCTAACAGAAAACTAATTGCTAAAACTGAAGCTCCTGATACAACGCTTCTTCAATGGTCGCCAGATGGAGAACATTTCATGACTGCAACTACCGCACCTAGACTTCGAATGGGGAATGG aTTTAAGATTTGGCATTATACCGGAACTTTATTATACGAACGACCATGGAATGAACAAGAAGAACTTTGGGAAGTATTATGGCAAACCTTTCCACCAGGAACGTTTCCAGAAAAACCGATTAGTTATAAAGCTGTTGAAGGTATTGCTCCTAGTCAACCACAAG AGTTTCATTTCATTTGCAGCATCAAAACAAGTGTATCGACCACCTTCTGCCAGAGGGGAAACTATTAG